From Ancylobacter pratisalsi, one genomic window encodes:
- a CDS encoding tripartite tricarboxylate transporter TctB family protein, producing the protein MEQAHQEAGGAGPKQRSVEIGTAVLTLLFGFVVIYGSHKVGSGWDGGPQAGFFPFYVGIIICACSLVNLVSALREDRTRIFAENGQLVQVLKVLIPACVYVALVPEFGIYVPSILLILVFMVWLGKYGIPLSLAVAFGVPIFFYITLERWFLIPLPKGPVEAMLGL; encoded by the coding sequence ATGGAACAGGCTCATCAAGAGGCTGGCGGCGCGGGACCGAAGCAACGTTCGGTCGAAATCGGGACAGCTGTGCTGACCCTGCTGTTCGGCTTCGTCGTCATTTACGGCAGTCACAAGGTCGGCTCCGGGTGGGACGGCGGCCCGCAGGCCGGCTTCTTCCCCTTCTATGTCGGAATCATCATCTGCGCCTGCAGCCTGGTGAACCTGGTCTCGGCCCTGCGCGAAGACCGGACGCGGATCTTCGCCGAAAACGGGCAGCTGGTTCAGGTGCTCAAGGTGCTCATCCCGGCCTGCGTCTATGTCGCTCTGGTGCCGGAATTCGGCATCTACGTGCCGTCCATCCTGCTTATCCTCGTGTTCATGGTCTGGCTGGGTAAATACGGAATTCCGCTGTCGCTCGCGGTGGCATTCGGCGTGCCGATCTTCTTCTACATCACGCTGGAGCGCTGGTTCCTCATTCCGCTCCCCAAGGGGCCGGTCGAGGCCATGCTTGGACTCTGA
- a CDS encoding Bug family tripartite tricarboxylate transporter substrate binding protein has product MKNLQAFGLGAITALGMTAMSMLPAAAAWEPTKPVEFIVPAGTGGGADQMARTLQGIIAKHDLMSSPLVVINKSGGAGGEGFLDVKGSKANPHKIIISLSNLFTTPLATGIPFNWKDMTPVAMLALDEFVLWVNAQEPYKTAQEYVAAIKAAPDGTFKMGGTGSKSEDQIITVALQKAIGKKITYIPYKGGGEVAVQLVGGHINSSVNNPIEAVSQWRGDKLRPLCVFDDKTLPYTDKILGDASWSSIPTCKSAGLDVEYLMLRGIFMPPGVSEEQVAYFVDLFKKVRETPEWKQLMKDGAFNQSFMAGDEFKAWLDQTETKHKGLMQEAGFIAGN; this is encoded by the coding sequence ATGAAAAATTTGCAAGCCTTCGGTCTGGGAGCGATCACCGCTCTCGGCATGACGGCCATGTCCATGCTGCCGGCGGCGGCGGCCTGGGAGCCCACCAAGCCGGTTGAGTTCATTGTCCCGGCCGGTACCGGCGGCGGCGCCGACCAGATGGCCCGCACGCTTCAGGGCATCATTGCCAAGCATGACCTGATGTCGTCGCCTCTCGTGGTGATCAACAAGTCCGGTGGCGCCGGCGGTGAGGGCTTCCTCGACGTCAAGGGCAGCAAGGCCAATCCGCACAAGATCATCATCTCGCTGTCGAACCTGTTCACCACCCCGCTCGCGACCGGCATTCCCTTCAACTGGAAGGACATGACCCCCGTTGCCATGCTGGCGCTGGACGAGTTCGTGCTGTGGGTGAATGCCCAGGAGCCCTACAAGACCGCTCAGGAATATGTCGCGGCTATCAAGGCGGCGCCGGACGGCACCTTCAAGATGGGCGGCACCGGCTCGAAGTCGGAAGACCAGATCATCACCGTCGCCCTGCAGAAGGCGATCGGCAAGAAGATCACCTACATCCCGTATAAGGGCGGCGGAGAAGTGGCCGTGCAGCTCGTGGGCGGTCACATCAACTCGTCGGTGAACAACCCGATCGAGGCGGTCTCCCAGTGGCGCGGTGACAAGCTCCGCCCGCTGTGCGTGTTCGACGACAAGACCCTGCCCTACACCGACAAGATCCTCGGCGATGCTTCCTGGTCCTCGATCCCGACCTGCAAGTCGGCCGGCCTGGATGTCGAATACCTCATGCTGCGCGGCATCTTCATGCCCCCGGGCGTGTCCGAGGAGCAGGTCGCGTACTTCGTCGACCTGTTCAAGAAGGTCCGCGAGACGCCTGAGTGGAAGCAGCTGATGAAGGACGGTGCCTTCAATCAGAGCTTCATGGCTGGTGACGAGTTCAAGGCGTGGCTCGACCAGACCGAGACCAAGCACAAGGGTCTGATGCAGGAAGCCGGCTTCATCGCTGGTAACTGA
- the pgl gene encoding 6-phosphogluconolactonase yields the protein MIVSHTLHELADGAAVATALADYVAAALAARLERDGMASLAVSGGRTPTRFFEALSTRDLPWQKIAITLVDERWVRESSDRSNARLVRQHLLQGKAAAAKFVPLANDAPTPEAGLFAVNEALEDLAWPLACAVLGMGDDGHTASFFPGGDHLEEAIDPDASLGLIPMRAPDAGEPRITLTLPVLLAADALALHIEGPAKRPVLEKALGEGPATEMPIRAVLRAPRPLDIFWCP from the coding sequence ATGATCGTGAGCCACACGCTGCACGAGCTCGCTGACGGCGCCGCCGTGGCGACGGCCCTCGCGGATTATGTCGCCGCGGCCCTTGCCGCCCGCCTTGAGCGCGACGGCATGGCGAGCCTCGCCGTTTCCGGCGGACGCACTCCCACGCGCTTCTTCGAGGCGCTCTCCACCCGCGACCTGCCCTGGCAGAAGATCGCCATCACGCTGGTCGACGAACGCTGGGTGCGCGAGAGTTCCGATCGCTCCAATGCCCGGCTGGTGCGCCAGCACCTGCTCCAGGGCAAGGCGGCGGCGGCGAAGTTCGTGCCGCTCGCCAATGACGCGCCGACCCCGGAAGCCGGGCTGTTCGCGGTCAACGAGGCGCTGGAGGATCTGGCCTGGCCGCTGGCCTGCGCCGTGCTCGGCATGGGCGATGACGGCCACACCGCTTCCTTCTTCCCCGGTGGCGACCATCTGGAAGAGGCGATCGACCCCGACGCTTCGCTGGGCCTCATTCCCATGCGCGCGCCCGATGCAGGTGAGCCGCGCATCACCCTCACCCTGCCGGTGCTGCTCGCCGCCGACGCGCTGGCGCTGCACATCGAAGGCCCGGCCAAGCGGCCGGTACTGGAGAAGGCGCTCGGGGAAGGCCCCGCCACCGAGATGCCGATCCGTGCGGTGCTGCGCGCGCCGCGCCCGCTCGACATCTTCTGGTGTCCCTGA
- the zwf gene encoding glucose-6-phosphate dehydrogenase gives MTSRLIPVAPFVLTVFGATGDLARRKLLPALFHRDLDGQIPDEAVIIGVSRRPLSDEEFRNFARQALVDHVPEAELEGPELDRFLGRLSYIAANADADPGWPELAHRVSSLPSHVPVYYLATAPHLFGPICERLGKFGLAENGRVVIEKPIGKDLASALALNEQVGKIFTEDQVYRIDHYLGKETVQNLMALRFANALFEPLWNNAHIDHVQITVAEALGVEERAGYYDTAGAMRDMVQNHMLQLLCLVAMEPPASLEADAVRDEKLKVLRALKPIDDHNMAAVTVRGQYRAGASAGGAVPGYLDELGSSHSETETFVAVKAEVENWRWAGVPFYLRTGKRLASRVSEIVVGFRPVPHSVFGEGVGAIEQNRLVIRLQPDEGVKLWLMIKDPGPGGIRLTHVPLDMSFAKAFKVRNPDAYERLLLDVVRGNQTLFMRRDEVEAAWRWVDPILNAWRHTKEAPRPYTAGTWGPSAAIALIERDGRTWLEDGA, from the coding sequence ATGACCAGTCGCTTGATTCCGGTGGCTCCATTCGTGCTCACCGTGTTTGGCGCCACCGGCGACCTTGCGCGGCGCAAGCTTCTTCCGGCGCTGTTCCACCGCGACCTCGACGGGCAGATTCCCGACGAGGCCGTGATCATCGGCGTCTCCCGTCGCCCGCTGAGCGACGAGGAATTCCGTAATTTCGCGCGCCAGGCGCTTGTCGACCACGTTCCCGAGGCGGAACTGGAGGGCCCCGAGCTCGACCGGTTCCTCGGACGGCTGTCCTACATCGCCGCCAATGCCGATGCCGATCCCGGCTGGCCCGAGCTGGCCCACCGGGTGTCGAGCCTCCCCAGCCATGTGCCGGTCTATTATCTCGCCACCGCGCCGCATCTGTTCGGGCCGATCTGCGAGAGGCTCGGCAAGTTCGGCCTGGCCGAGAACGGCCGTGTCGTGATCGAAAAGCCGATCGGCAAGGACCTCGCCTCCGCGCTCGCGCTCAACGAGCAGGTCGGCAAGATCTTCACCGAGGATCAGGTGTACCGCATCGATCATTACCTCGGTAAGGAGACGGTGCAGAACCTGATGGCGCTGCGCTTCGCCAACGCGCTGTTCGAGCCGCTGTGGAACAACGCCCATATCGACCATGTCCAGATCACCGTGGCCGAGGCGCTCGGCGTCGAGGAGCGGGCCGGCTATTACGACACCGCCGGCGCGATGCGCGACATGGTGCAGAACCACATGCTCCAGCTCCTCTGCCTGGTGGCGATGGAGCCCCCCGCCTCGCTCGAGGCCGATGCGGTGCGCGACGAGAAGCTGAAGGTGCTGCGCGCGCTCAAGCCGATCGACGACCACAACATGGCCGCCGTCACCGTGCGCGGCCAGTATCGCGCCGGGGCCTCCGCCGGCGGCGCCGTGCCGGGTTATCTCGACGAGCTGGGGTCGAGCCACAGCGAGACCGAGACCTTCGTCGCGGTGAAGGCGGAAGTGGAAAACTGGCGCTGGGCCGGCGTGCCGTTCTACCTGCGCACCGGCAAGCGGCTGGCCTCGCGGGTGTCGGAGATCGTGGTCGGCTTCCGGCCCGTTCCCCATTCGGTGTTCGGCGAGGGGGTCGGCGCCATCGAGCAGAACCGCCTCGTCATCCGGCTCCAGCCGGATGAGGGCGTGAAGCTGTGGCTGATGATCAAGGACCCCGGCCCGGGCGGCATCCGCCTCACCCATGTGCCGCTCGACATGAGCTTCGCCAAGGCGTTCAAGGTGCGCAACCCGGACGCCTATGAGCGGCTGCTGCTGGACGTGGTGCGCGGCAACCAGACCCTGTTCATGCGGCGCGACGAGGTCGAGGCGGCCTGGCGCTGGGTCGACCCGATCCTCAATGCCTGGCGCCACACCAAGGAGGCGCCGCGCCCCTACACCGCCGGCACCTGGGGCCCCTCCGCCGCCATCGCGCTCATCGAGCGCGACGGGCGCACCTGGCTGGAGGATGGCGCCTGA